In Methanosphaera sp. ISO3-F5, a genomic segment contains:
- a CDS encoding transposase, whose translation MISKILLERSKFIRDNKFINLVLDDDLLFFIMFFVENYCDEICADFVQKGTGRPRYPIERMLCLILYSYCKKIFSPVLIESNCVTNIPYMIIMNGLMPSSRSISRYRKLLGCYYKVILSKTLQLALDLNLTDFDHVAIDGTIIKAYNSSYNVIRKSDVNRLLKILENDNYDQELIKKLKKPARDLLEDKMKLDQKIDFLYHIKEELRKSGQKTCPLYDTEARWMLNKKGKKELSYNLQSAVDYTSKLILAVHVSNKASDHYQLPPTLVKAINNSPVPLNKISADTGYHNEISMSILEKYELDGYIVNRKQAKENKKKYNPNPFHKDNMIEIEGTNAFLCFNNELLFFKYKYIVKNNAKKEDTDPYEIKRIYNNPEACYMCPYKKLCFTDSHVHRQITEYGSEYSQQMKYKLETKEGKEEYQKRGKTVEAPFGTLKQQYHINQLPFINKQNVENIINLYSIAYNLNRIFEIIHIDLDENNEYQTFKKEKIKEYKTIP comes from the coding sequence ATGATTTCAAAGATTTTATTGGAAAGGAGTAAGTTTATTCGTGATAATAAGTTTATTAATTTGGTTTTGGATGATGATTTGCTGTTTTTTATCATGTTTTTTGTTGAAAATTATTGTGATGAGATTTGTGCTGATTTTGTTCAAAAAGGCACGGGTAGGCCTCGTTATCCGATTGAAAGGATGTTATGTTTGATTTTATATTCATATTGTAAGAAAATTTTTTCTCCAGTACTTATTGAGTCTAATTGTGTTACAAATATTCCTTATATGATTATAATGAATGGTTTAATGCCTTCTAGTCGCAGTATTAGTCGTTATCGTAAACTTTTAGGTTGTTATTATAAAGTTATATTATCTAAGACATTACAGTTAGCTTTGGATTTAAATTTAACGGATTTTGACCATGTAGCTATTGATGGAACAATTATTAAGGCATATAATAGTAGTTATAATGTTATTCGTAAAAGTGATGTTAATCGTTTATTAAAGATATTAGAAAATGATAATTATGATCAAGAGTTAATTAAAAAATTAAAAAAACCTGCACGTGATTTGTTAGAAGATAAAATGAAGTTAGATCAAAAAATTGACTTTTTATATCATATAAAAGAGGAATTAAGAAAATCAGGACAAAAAACATGTCCCCTTTATGATACTGAAGCTCGTTGGATGTTAAACAAAAAAGGCAAAAAAGAATTATCATACAACCTACAATCAGCAGTAGACTACACCAGTAAGTTAATACTAGCTGTGCATGTTTCCAATAAGGCAAGTGACCATTATCAACTACCTCCAACACTAGTAAAAGCTATAAATAACAGTCCAGTACCTCTTAATAAAATTAGTGCAGATACAGGATATCACAACGAAATAAGTATGAGTATACTGGAAAAATACGAATTAGACGGATATATTGTCAATCGAAAACAAGCAAAAGAAAATAAAAAGAAATACAACCCTAATCCATTCCATAAAGACAACATGATAGAAATAGAAGGAACCAATGCATTCTTATGTTTCAACAATGAACTATTATTCTTCAAATACAAATACATAGTAAAAAATAATGCTAAAAAAGAAGACACAGACCCTTATGAAATAAAAAGAATATATAATAACCCAGAAGCTTGTTATATGTGCCCTTACAAAAAATTATGCTTCACAGACAGCCACGTACACAGACAAATAACAGAATACGGATCAGAATACTCACAACAAATGAAATACAAACTAGAAACAAAAGAAGGAAAAGAAGAATATCAAAAAAGAGGAAAAACAGTAGAAGCACCCTTCGGAACACTCAAACAACAATACCACATCAACCAACTACCATTCATAAACAAACAAAACGTAGAAAACATAATAAACCTATACAGCATAGCATACAACTTAAACAGAATATTCGAAATAATACACATAGATTTAGATGAAAATAACGAATATCAAACATTCAAAAAAGAAAAAATCAAAGAATACAAAACAATACCCTGA
- a CDS encoding helix-turn-helix domain-containing protein, with product MSGKSKIDIHKNMTDTELDEEMSKYVAYYRYYQRLIAMKIISKEKSIQPASNILNISYQTVHRWAKTCEEKGLEGLKPSFGGGRPSKLTYEQFIELDKIIDSTPNLSMKEVQHLVKEKFNIDYSLKQIGVITKKLGYNYSKAYPIFTKTPKDAEKQLKKT from the coding sequence ATGTCAGGAAAATCCAAAATTGATATTCATAAAAATATGACTGATACTGAGTTAGATGAAGAAATGAGCAAGTATGTAGCATATTACAGGTATTATCAACGTCTTATTGCTATGAAAATCATAAGTAAAGAGAAATCCATCCAACCAGCATCAAATATACTGAATATTTCTTATCAAACAGTACATAGATGGGCAAAAACTTGTGAAGAAAAAGGATTAGAAGGATTAAAACCATCTTTTGGTGGAGGAAGACCATCAAAATTAACATACGAACAATTCATAGAACTCGATAAAATAATAGATTCAACACCCAATTTATCAATGAAAGAAGTACAACATTTAGTTAAAGAAAAATTCAATATAGACTATAGTTTAAAACAAATAGGAGTTATAACAAAGAAATTAGGCTATAATTACAGTAAAGCATACCCTATTTTCACCAAAACTCCAAAAGATGCAGAAAAACAATTAAAAAAAACTTAA
- a CDS encoding Ig-like domain repeat protein, translating to MILNKKHCLIFLTIFLVLILGTAVVSATDDTNNTQGVTDNKELSTPANYDVDNMVQSSIAETKLDANVEKTTNSDNEDNNYTKTITKKTQTGNTKKVTYNDVEIDPTSYEDIHDTKLWNNEGPKTFNVNLYHTNGGDKSDIDGELLVNIAMEDFARIPVTGGVATVSINYNDLPENNYVSQRIELTYYAPTGYQSSTKTFKLIKGKVDDADLTTIGLTRSASTVKVGQQVKISGTVKFEDTQEERTILVYNATMQLIAGDKDGDIIEDKVLYETHTDTNGYYEFKFTASKPIRKQFYFVRILYEGISEVEIDKKTNIVVQGADTYNVINATNITIGQNTTINGSVYNAVNHEILKDGIVNINISHDGKNVHTQEGIPIDENGIFTINYNATNVGEHTVIVTFPRYDVYAKSVNTTTFNVLPRKTNMTIVTNDNLCVGDDLIVSGLLYDEFDEPVVNTAVNISVGDEIFLPVYVDDNGHFEQKFTIRKNGTYTVKVEYVNNTDYYVGSINNTSCQINKIPTITNVTVINDKLYNVTLDVLVRENHTNHKNIIESGFINVTVGDKSKLYPVSMISTRIILDDIVNITTTDPLDFKVEYVENEYYYNSTGVNSTTGEVITEFTAAPLSSNITVFVTPSVQNITRNVTISGEVVDEYGNIVEEGNVTISFNDTVSVRVPFTGGRYEYNITTGTLGLNVFNVTFEPIRTQEGNILIMESKNGTSFMVDKLATVTNVTLLNSSYGNVTFRVNVTEAGNNSKFVSTGVIYVYDFTNSILLVQEQPVANNYVDLTLPLGPGINKLLVYYQENNIYLESNYRNESAFALDKDVFVINVLRIPSITNIEEVISNKSGEVAITVSVTDMDDTLVLDGHVQVFDAISGELLGEGDLEYGRVDIELPSLTEPGEALINVTYNGNTIYLPSNAKGNTPGMENTTTITVVVDPSISIELDKNVTVIGETVTVSGVVLNETGQKATSGRVIVTINDEDYNAVFDTETGEYTYTYTPTSNGTVTVNASYTKEGIVAATSSNLELLVNKINSTTTIIRVVNNTFGNVSVEISVEGADGNTSMTGKLNITVDGIIPVKADYTGKSIIMQLGDHITRSGLINVLVEYPENDVYYGSSAETNIPVDTQVPVLQLAVENGTVEVGSNAVIIGNLSDINGNEIIDAYIEISINDALVATVRTDATGKFRYEYTTNETGENIPVKAVYRGDNIRYDEASNTTQFNVIKNTDYNISVSAENITYGEIETITVSVPSDATGSVKISIIGTDISEQVPVTNSQAKLDIEAYKLPVNEYTVNVEYSDDNYATKTNTTLFNISKAASSVDVTAVNITKGYDETITVTLPEYEHANGNISVRIIKDNEIVDEYVIESSKLSDDGVNVSTVEKLGAGEYTVNVTFTNDTNYNDSTKTVQFNVALPEISIFDSTTIMINESALLHGTVNDPNANPLTGSIRLNINGSIREVSPDEYAKGISQVFTKAGTYTVNASYILDDEVIVTSENIIVTVNKIPTTTTITVENNKVGNTILNVTVTDHNNQAVTSGTLKVTTPTETKTIPVTGNTTNIPITTTADGTVTVTIEYTENNEYYNSTQKTEITVNKINTTITVNVTTPVKSGEKSTITGVLLDEDKQAISGATVLVKVDGKAITNTTTDNNGKYTASVDESIVGTHNVEASYAGDNKYFESQDTTTLTVEKLGTKLTINTTKPVRVDENIEVSGKLSDENNKAISSATVQVNYDGNIKNVTTDKDGNYKTSFPVTNTDKETVTATFIGNNKYTASQAETSSKADKNTATAQVELPKDVKVGQPANITGKITNNNGKALANMPVTVTVNGKPVRTITDENGEFQVEVNPTEGTNTVKVTAGDEDYSIDDVSGTFNANKSQAKVTVDPIKDAELGKPTSVTGKVTDEDGEPLANMPVTVDVNGKPVRTVTDDNGNFRLEVTPTEGTNTIKVNAGDKAYKSDDTTTKFTAHKPEAKVTINPITDKKVGEPVTITGKLVDDENKAITNAPVKVTVNNNTITAITGTNGNYQITTSDTLAGTNNVTVKYEDTKYDTKTAKTTFKATKTKVKVTVLSINGTLGEEITLTARITDENGRPVNGGNLVFKMNGKTLRTDGKFNSNSTPYKFKVENGIVTYTMTADKFIRDGKNLTASYSGSYKYEQAKANTASVNIRKRTAQATVTVTPKKTRQNNDIVFTATLKDVTSNARNKTCLTENANLIFKLNGITIKDSKGQAQRLPVTSSVVNYVYHVSTGMGGYDSNGLKNYTVEAVYDNPVFYPGTRNSSVFHVERSEVKVNFIKTTIKRNVLSVKATFKDFENKYLVGTNKVCVKINGKTYQENGKVKYFNVKNGRVDLKGIKISSGQKVKEVMLVTGAREGYLGARATTTDITFN from the coding sequence ATGATATTAAACAAAAAACATTGTCTAATATTTCTTACAATATTCCTAGTACTAATACTGGGAACAGCAGTAGTATCAGCAACAGATGATACTAACAACACACAAGGAGTAACAGACAATAAAGAATTATCCACACCCGCCAATTATGATGTGGATAACATGGTACAATCCAGTATAGCAGAGACTAAACTGGACGCAAACGTGGAAAAAACAACAAACAGTGATAACGAAGACAACAATTATACTAAGACAATCACTAAGAAAACACAAACAGGTAACACTAAAAAAGTCACTTATAATGATGTAGAAATAGATCCTACTTCATATGAAGATATTCATGATACTAAGCTATGGAATAATGAAGGTCCCAAAACATTTAATGTTAATTTATACCATACTAATGGTGGGGATAAATCTGATATAGATGGTGAACTACTTGTAAATATTGCTATGGAAGATTTTGCTCGTATTCCAGTTACTGGTGGTGTAGCAACAGTATCTATAAACTATAATGATTTACCTGAGAATAACTATGTTTCTCAACGTATAGAATTAACATATTATGCACCAACAGGTTATCAGAGTAGTACTAAAACTTTTAAGTTGATTAAAGGTAAAGTTGATGATGCTGATTTGACAACCATTGGTCTTACTAGATCAGCAAGTACTGTTAAAGTTGGTCAACAAGTTAAAATATCAGGTACTGTAAAATTCGAAGATACTCAAGAAGAGAGAACAATTCTAGTTTATAATGCTACAATGCAATTAATAGCTGGAGATAAAGATGGGGATATAATTGAAGATAAAGTACTATATGAAACTCATACAGATACTAATGGTTATTATGAATTTAAATTCACTGCATCTAAACCAATCAGAAAACAATTTTATTTTGTTCGAATACTTTATGAAGGAATAAGTGAAGTTGAAATAGACAAAAAAACAAATATTGTTGTACAAGGTGCAGACACATATAATGTTATTAATGCAACAAATATTACAATAGGACAAAATACCACAATTAATGGTAGTGTTTATAATGCAGTTAATCATGAAATATTAAAAGATGGAATAGTAAATATAAATATATCACATGATGGTAAAAATGTACATACTCAGGAAGGTATTCCTATTGATGAAAATGGTATATTTACAATTAATTATAATGCAACTAATGTGGGAGAACATACTGTAATAGTAACATTTCCAAGATATGATGTATATGCTAAATCTGTTAACACTACAACATTTAATGTATTGCCAAGAAAAACTAATATGACTATCGTAACTAATGATAATTTATGTGTTGGTGATGATTTAATTGTCAGTGGTTTATTATATGATGAATTTGATGAACCAGTCGTTAACACGGCAGTAAATATTAGTGTCGGTGATGAAATATTCCTTCCAGTATATGTTGATGATAATGGACATTTTGAACAAAAATTCACCATTAGAAAAAATGGAACATATACTGTTAAAGTGGAATATGTAAATAACACAGATTATTATGTTGGTTCGATTAATAATACCTCATGTCAGATTAATAAGATTCCAACAATAACTAATGTAACAGTAATAAATGATAAACTCTATAATGTAACATTAGATGTACTGGTAAGAGAAAATCATACTAATCATAAGAATATTATTGAATCTGGTTTCATCAATGTAACTGTTGGTGATAAATCCAAACTTTACCCAGTTTCTATGATTTCTACACGAATAATATTGGATGATATTGTTAACATCACAACAACTGACCCATTAGACTTTAAGGTAGAATATGTTGAAAACGAATACTATTATAACAGTACAGGAGTAAACAGTACCACCGGCGAGGTTATCACAGAGTTTACTGCAGCACCATTATCCAGTAATATCACTGTATTTGTAACACCAAGTGTTCAGAACATTACACGTAATGTTACAATAAGTGGTGAAGTAGTTGATGAATACGGTAATATTGTAGAAGAGGGTAATGTTACAATAAGCTTTAATGATACTGTATCGGTACGTGTACCGTTTACTGGTGGAAGATACGAGTATAATATTACAACAGGTACTCTTGGCCTTAACGTGTTTAATGTTACATTCGAGCCTATAAGAACACAAGAGGGTAACATATTAATCATGGAAAGTAAGAACGGCACATCTTTCATGGTTGATAAGCTTGCTACTGTTACTAATGTAACATTATTAAACAGTAGTTATGGTAATGTTACTTTCAGAGTAAACGTAACTGAAGCAGGAAACAATAGTAAGTTTGTTTCAACTGGTGTTATATATGTATATGACTTCACTAACAGCATATTATTAGTCCAAGAACAGCCAGTTGCAAATAATTATGTTGATTTAACACTACCACTGGGTCCTGGAATTAATAAGTTACTAGTATATTACCAGGAAAACAACATATACCTGGAAAGTAATTACAGAAACGAAAGTGCATTTGCACTTGATAAGGACGTATTCGTAATAAATGTTCTAAGAATACCTAGTATCACAAATATAGAGGAAGTAATAAGTAACAAGTCAGGTGAAGTAGCAATAACTGTTAGCGTTACAGACATGGATGATACTCTCGTACTTGATGGACATGTACAGGTATTTGATGCTATTAGTGGAGAATTGCTTGGTGAAGGAGACCTAGAATATGGCCGGGTTGACATAGAATTACCTAGTCTAACCGAGCCGGGTGAAGCACTAATTAACGTAACATATAATGGTAACACAATTTATCTGCCAAGCAACGCTAAGGGTAACACTCCTGGAATGGAAAATACCACTACAATTACAGTAGTTGTAGATCCATCCATTTCAATAGAATTAGACAAAAATGTAACAGTTATTGGAGAAACAGTAACTGTCAGTGGAGTTGTTCTTAATGAAACAGGACAAAAAGCAACCAGTGGAAGAGTTATTGTAACTATTAATGATGAGGATTACAATGCAGTCTTCGACACAGAAACAGGAGAATACACTTACACATATACTCCAACAAGTAATGGAACAGTAACTGTTAACGCTTCATACACTAAAGAGGGTATAGTAGCAGCTACCAGCAGTAACCTGGAATTACTAGTTAACAAGATTAATTCCACAACTACTATTATACGCGTAGTTAACAATACTTTCGGTAACGTGTCAGTAGAAATAAGCGTAGAAGGTGCTGATGGTAACACTTCAATGACTGGTAAATTAAATATTACTGTTGATGGTATTATTCCAGTTAAAGCTGATTATACAGGAAAAAGTATCATAATGCAATTAGGCGATCATATTACCAGGTCAGGATTAATCAATGTACTGGTGGAATATCCTGAAAACGATGTATATTATGGAAGCAGTGCTGAAACAAATATACCAGTAGATACTCAGGTACCAGTACTACAATTAGCAGTAGAAAATGGTACTGTTGAAGTAGGAAGTAATGCAGTAATCATTGGTAACTTATCCGATATTAATGGTAACGAAATCATAGATGCATACATTGAAATAAGCATAAATGATGCACTTGTTGCTACTGTAAGAACAGATGCCACTGGTAAGTTCAGGTATGAATATACTACAAATGAGACCGGTGAAAATATTCCTGTAAAAGCAGTTTATAGGGGCGACAATATTCGTTATGATGAAGCAAGTAACACAACACAATTCAACGTAATCAAGAACACTGATTACAATATCAGCGTATCAGCAGAAAACATCACCTATGGTGAAATTGAAACCATAACTGTAAGTGTACCAAGTGATGCTACAGGAAGTGTGAAAATAAGTATAATTGGAACCGATATATCAGAGCAAGTACCTGTCACAAATTCACAGGCAAAACTTGATATAGAAGCATACAAGTTACCAGTAAATGAATACACAGTAAACGTAGAGTATAGTGATGATAACTATGCAACCAAAACCAACACTACCCTATTCAATATATCCAAGGCTGCATCAAGTGTTGATGTAACAGCAGTGAATATTACTAAAGGGTATGATGAAACAATCACTGTAACACTACCAGAATATGAACATGCAAATGGTAATATAAGTGTCAGAATCATTAAAGACAATGAAATAGTAGATGAATATGTCATAGAATCATCCAAATTATCAGATGATGGAGTTAACGTATCAACTGTTGAAAAATTAGGTGCAGGAGAATACACTGTTAATGTAACATTTACAAATGACACCAACTACAATGACAGTACAAAAACAGTACAATTCAATGTAGCATTACCAGAAATAAGCATATTTGACTCAACCACCATAATGATTAATGAATCAGCATTACTCCATGGAACAGTAAATGATCCAAATGCTAACCCATTAACCGGCAGTATCAGGTTAAACATTAACGGCTCAATCAGGGAAGTAAGCCCTGATGAATATGCCAAAGGAATCAGTCAAGTATTCACAAAAGCAGGAACATACACAGTTAACGCATCATACATACTGGATGATGAAGTAATAGTAACAAGTGAAAACATCATAGTAACTGTAAATAAGATACCTACAACAACCACAATAACAGTGGAAAACAATAAAGTAGGAAACACTATCCTAAATGTAACAGTAACAGACCACAATAACCAAGCAGTAACAAGTGGAACACTCAAAGTAACCACGCCAACAGAAACAAAAACAATACCAGTAACAGGAAACACAACAAACATTCCAATAACAACAACAGCAGATGGCACAGTAACTGTAACAATAGAATACACAGAAAACAATGAATACTATAACAGCACACAAAAAACAGAGATAACAGTAAACAAAATAAACACAACAATCACAGTAAACGTAACCACACCAGTAAAATCAGGAGAAAAATCCACAATCACAGGAGTACTACTCGACGAAGACAAACAAGCAATAAGTGGAGCAACAGTACTAGTTAAAGTAGACGGTAAAGCAATCACTAACACTACAACAGATAATAATGGAAAATACACAGCAAGTGTTGATGAAAGCATTGTGGGTACACACAATGTAGAAGCAAGCTACGCCGGAGACAATAAGTACTTTGAATCACAAGACACTACAACATTAACAGTAGAAAAACTAGGAACAAAACTAACAATCAACACAACAAAACCAGTACGAGTTGATGAAAACATAGAAGTAAGTGGAAAACTAAGTGACGAAAACAACAAAGCAATAAGCAGTGCAACAGTACAAGTAAACTATGATGGAAACATCAAAAACGTAACCACAGACAAAGACGGAAACTACAAAACAAGCTTCCCAGTAACAAACACAGACAAGGAAACAGTAACAGCAACATTCATCGGAAACAACAAATACACTGCATCACAAGCAGAAACCAGTAGCAAAGCAGACAAAAACACTGCAACAGCACAGGTAGAACTGCCAAAAGATGTGAAAGTAGGACAACCAGCAAACATCACAGGTAAAATAACAAACAACAATGGCAAAGCATTAGCAAACATGCCAGTAACAGTTACAGTGAATGGCAAACCAGTAAGAACCATAACTGATGAGAACGGAGAATTCCAAGTTGAAGTAAATCCAACAGAAGGAACAAACACAGTTAAGGTAACAGCTGGTGATGAAGATTACAGTATTGATGATGTATCCGGTACATTCAATGCAAACAAATCACAGGCTAAAGTTACAGTAGACCCAATAAAAGATGCAGAACTAGGTAAACCTACAAGTGTAACAGGTAAAGTAACAGACGAAGATGGAGAACCATTAGCAAACATGCCAGTAACAGTTGATGTGAACGGCAAACCAGTACGAACAGTAACCGACGATAACGGTAACTTCAGATTAGAAGTAACACCAACTGAAGGAACAAACACTATAAAAGTAAATGCTGGTGACAAAGCATACAAATCAGATGACACAACAACAAAATTCACAGCCCATAAACCAGAAGCAAAAGTTACAATAAACCCAATAACTGATAAAAAAGTAGGGGAACCTGTAACAATAACAGGAAAACTAGTAGATGATGAAAACAAGGCAATAACAAATGCACCAGTAAAAGTAACAGTAAACAATAACACAATCACGGCAATAACCGGAACAAATGGTAACTACCAGATTACCACGAGTGACACACTCGCAGGAACAAACAATGTAACAGTAAAATATGAAGATACAAAATACGATACAAAGACTGCAAAAACAACATTCAAGGCAACTAAGACCAAAGTAAAAGTTACAGTATTATCCATAAACGGTACACTTGGAGAAGAAATAACACTCACTGCAAGAATAACTGATGAAAATGGAAGACCTGTAAATGGTGGAAACCTTGTCTTTAAAATGAATGGAAAAACACTAAGAACAGATGGAAAATTCAATTCAAACAGTACACCATACAAGTTCAAAGTAGAAAATGGAATAGTAACATATACCATGACTGCTGATAAATTCATACGTGATGGTAAAAATCTTACCGCCAGTTACAGTGGATCATATAAATATGAACAGGCAAAAGCTAACACTGCCAGTGTAAACATACGTAAACGAACAGCACAGGCTACTGTAACGGTGACACCTAAGAAGACAAGACAAAACAATGATATTGTATTCACTGCAACATTAAAAGATGTTACAAGTAATGCAAGAAACAAGACTTGTCTAACAGAAAATGCAAACTTAATATTCAAACTAAACGGCATAACCATCAAGGATAGTAAAGGTCAAGCACAACGTTTACCAGTAACGAGCAGTGTAGTAAACTATGTATATCATGTTTCAACTGGTATGGGTGGATATGATTCTAATGGACTTAAAAATTATACTGTTGAAGCAGTATATGATAATCCTGTATTCTATCCGGGCACAAGAAACAGTAGTGTTTTCCACGTTGAAAGAAGTGAAGTGAAAGTAAACTTTATTAAGACAACTATAAAACGTAATGTCTTAAGTGTTAAAGCAACATTTAAGGATTTCGAAAACAAGTATCTTGTTGGAACAAATAAGGTATGTGTGAAAATCAACGGTAAAACTTACCAGGAAAATGGTAAAGTCAAATATTTCAATGTTAAAAATGGAAGAGTTGATCTAAAAGGTATTAAAATTAGTAGTGGACAAAAGGTTAAAGAGGTTATGCTCGTAACCGGTGCCCGTGAAGGATACCTTGGAGCACGTGCAACAACAACAGATATAACATTTAATTAA
- a CDS encoding transposase — MGVQENSIIVLFDEASFLNAPYTSRSLYKKGTKHIQKVNPYKIKVNATGSLAINGNSSITITNSSTAPEVAIALINLRITNTINQTSKKQLESVINQIQINDEDLDKILIKNSEEKTKFTDKIMKAIEKYEEDPTSTLARIIGKHCKRESLNNITKRRALKRKITIDKLNNHNIKSQMIKEETIYLILDNYSVHKSEFIKKVAKILNIKLIYLPPYSPHLNPIEQLWRKMKNIIKQYLIKSDDYLEKLVIKTFEESLINHHFTDEWYIKFITKVW, encoded by the coding sequence ATGGGAGTACAAGAAAACAGTATTATTGTTTTATTTGACGAAGCATCATTTTTAAATGCCCCATATACATCCAGAAGCCTATATAAAAAAGGAACAAAACATATACAAAAAGTAAATCCATATAAAATTAAAGTTAATGCAACAGGATCCTTAGCAATCAATGGTAATTCTTCAATAACAATTACAAACTCATCAACAGCACCAGAAGTAGCAATAGCTTTAATTAATCTCAGAATAACAAATACTATTAATCAAACTTCTAAAAAACAACTAGAATCAGTTATAAATCAAATACAAATAAACGATGAAGATTTAGATAAAATTCTTATCAAAAATAGTGAAGAGAAAACTAAATTCACAGATAAAATAATGAAAGCAATAGAAAAATATGAAGAGGATCCCACATCAACACTAGCTAGAATAATCGGAAAACACTGCAAAAGAGAATCTTTAAATAATATTACAAAAAGAAGAGCATTAAAACGAAAAATCACAATAGACAAATTAAATAACCATAATATTAAGAGTCAAATGATAAAAGAAGAAACAATTTACTTAATATTAGATAATTACAGCGTACATAAATCTGAATTCATTAAAAAAGTGGCCAAAATATTGAATATAAAATTAATATATTTACCACCTTATTCACCTCATTTAAACCCAATAGAACAATTATGGAGAAAAATGAAGAATATAATAAAACAATATTTGATAAAATCAGACGATTATTTGGAAAAATTAGTTATAAAAACATTTGAAGAATCTTTAATAAATCATCATTTTACTGATGAATGGTATATAAAATTTATAACAAAAGTTTGGTAA
- a CDS encoding MFS transporter: protein MDKKLTFSLFLMAFALSSFISILGVIPLIADYFKVPLSMASLFVALFTLILSVTGLILPSYFSKYERRRFFLISISIFILSSFLQIFIQNFYLALTIRLIQAFFYSSAISIALTIMGELDPQNVSQVVLGVSAGSFLGLSISTHIGVTFGYLFVNVWLCLINVLALIGIYFLFPEMEGHQTSAIKNFSVVKEKYFLVSVLFTILIGIGISVVNNYFSTILAVFTKVPLEVISTFLLATGIASVFGTSLFGFFIIKKNNLPIVIYPIVFAIVVLLLAFGVDVPAFVFVVLIMFGLLDGSMHTISQYWLSSSIKDAKEFANGSYLFINNMNRSIGIFVGGLFLDWRLAIMIIITSVIYFIIALPTALYRVRKYPHLR from the coding sequence TTGGATAAAAAACTAACTTTCAGTTTATTTTTAATGGCATTTGCATTATCATCCTTTATAAGCATACTAGGAGTAATACCTTTAATAGCAGATTACTTTAAAGTACCATTAAGTATGGCAAGCCTATTCGTCGCACTATTCACATTAATATTAAGTGTAACAGGTTTAATTTTACCATCTTATTTTTCCAAGTATGAACGAAGAAGATTCTTCTTAATCAGTATATCAATATTCATATTGAGCAGTTTCCTACAGATTTTCATACAAAACTTCTATCTAGCATTAACTATCAGATTAATACAGGCATTCTTCTATTCATCAGCAATAAGTATAGCATTAACAATAATGGGAGAATTAGATCCACAAAATGTTAGTCAAGTAGTATTGGGAGTATCAGCAGGAAGTTTCCTTGGATTATCAATATCAACACACATTGGTGTAACATTCGGATATCTTTTCGTAAATGTATGGCTATGTCTAATAAATGTCCTGGCACTTATTGGAATTTACTTCCTATTTCCAGAAATGGAGGGCCACCAAACCAGTGCAATTAAAAACTTCAGTGTTGTTAAAGAAAAGTATTTCCTAGTATCAGTACTCTTCACAATACTAATAGGAATTGGAATAAGTGTTGTTAACAATTACTTCTCCACAATATTAGCAGTATTTACTAAGGTTCCACTTGAAGTAATATCAACATTTTTATTAGCTACTGGTATTGCATCAGTATTCGGAACAAGTCTCTTCGGGTTTTTCATTATCAAGAAGAACAATCTTCCAATCGTAATATACCCAATAGTCTTTGCAATTGTTGTGCTCTTATTAGCATTTGGAGTTGATGTGCCGGCATTTGTATTTGTAGTTTTAATCATGTTTGGACTCTTAGATGGTTCGATGCATACTATTTCACAGTACTGGCTGAGCTCATCAATTAAAGATGCTAAGGAATTTGCGAACGGTTCATACTTATTCATCAACAATATGAACAGATCAATCGGAATATTTGTTGGTGGATTATTCCTTGATTGGAGATTAGCTATTATGATTATTATTACTTCAGTTATATATTTTATTATTGCATTACCAACAGCACTTTACAGAGTAAGGAAATATCCACACTTGAGATAA